In Silurus meridionalis isolate SWU-2019-XX chromosome 29, ASM1480568v1, whole genome shotgun sequence, one DNA window encodes the following:
- the mylipa gene encoding E3 ubiquitin-protein ligase MYLIP-A — protein sequence MLCHVTRPDSVVMEVEVDAKANGEDCLNKVCRKLGIIEVDYFGLQFSGSKGENLWLNLRNRISQQMDSVTPCRLRLRVKFFVEPHLILQEQTRHLFFMHVKEDLHRGHLRMCSEQAEELSSLLAQAEFGDYNQNTAKYWYTELCGNDPDQETVNSIIAKHKALEGLSRGSVEYQALQLIASLDHYGVEWHWARDAESQRLAIGVGPDGIAVCRDDFSLVNRISYPLIQIATQSGKSVYLTVTKESSDNVVLLFKLISNRAASGLYRAITETHAFYRCDTVTNAVMMQYSRDFKGHLASLFLNENINLGKKYVFDIRRTSKEVYDYARRALYNAGIVDLMSRSGERSPSSRSPWHSQESVPECGGCQQNRLLQEKLQKLREAFLCMLCCEEEIDAAFCPCGHTVCCQNCAAQLQTCPVCRSEVEHIQHVYLPTCTSLLNLTMGADSPAPIHRSMPTHTCTNNHYRSADKLCQT from the exons ATGCTGTGCCATGTGACGCGGCCGGACTCggtggtgatggaggtggaagttGATGCGAAGGCGAATGGAGAGGATTGTCTGAACAAG GTATGTAGGAAGTTAGGGATCATTGAGGTGGACTATTTTGGATTGCAGTTCTCCGGGAGCAAAGGAGAAAACCTGTGGCTGAACCTGAGGAACCGAATCTCGCAGCAGATGGACAGCGTGACTCCTTGCAGACTCCGATTGAGAGTCAAGTTCTTCGTCGAGCCACATTTGATACTTCAAGAGCAGACCAG acACCTGTTCTTCATGCACGTTAAAGAGGATCTGCACCGCGGCCACCTGCGCATGTGCTCTGAGCAGGCCGAGGAGCTGAGCTCCCTCCTGGCACAGGCGGAGTTCGGCGACTACAACCAGAACACGGCCAAATACTGGTACACCGAGCTGTGTGGAAACGATCCCGACCAAGAGACTGTCAACAG CATCATAGCCAAGCACAAGGCTCTCGAGGGGCTGAGTCGAGGCTCCGTGGAGTATCAGGCCCTCCAGCTGATAGCATCTCTTGACCACTATGGCGTGGAGTGGCACTGGGCGCGAGATGCAGAGAGCCAGAGGCTGGCGATCGGAGTGGGGCCTGACGGCATCGCCGTCTGCAGGGACGACTTCAGCCTGGTCAATAG aATTTCTTATCCTTTAATCCAAATCGCCACACAGTCAGGGAAGAGTGTGTATCTGACCGTGACGAAGGAAAGCAGCGACAACGTGGTCCTGCTCTTCAAGCTGATCAGTAACCGAGCAGCCAGCGGGTTGTACCGGGCCATCACCGAGACGCACGCCTTCTACAG GTGCGACACCGTAACCAACGCGGTCATGATGCAGTACAGCCGCGACTTCAAGGGCCACCTGGCGTCGCTTTTCCTCAACGAGAACATCAACCTGGGCAAGAAGTACGTCTTCGATATCCGCCGGACGTCCAAAGAGGTGTACGACTACGCCAGAAGGGCGCTGTACAACGCCGGCATCGTGGACCTAATGTCCCGCTCGGGGGAGCGTTCCCCCTCCTCCCGTTCGCCGTGGCACAGCCAGGAGAGTGTTCCAGAATGTGGAGGATGTCAGCAGAACCGGCTGCTGCAGGAGAAACTTCAGAAGCTGCGTGAGGCCTTCTTGTGCATGCTGTGCTGCGAGGAGGAGATCGACGCCGCTTTTTGCCCCTGCGGCCACACCGTGTGCTGTCAGAACTGTGCTGCACAGCTCCAG ACGTGTCCAGTGTGTCGCTCTGAGGTGGAACACATCCAGCATGTCTACCTTCCCACCTGCACCAGTCTGCTGAACCTAACGATGGGCGCCGACAGTCCTGCCCCGATCCACCGCTCCATgcccacacacacctgcacgAACAACCATTACCGCAGTGCCGACAAGCTCTGCCAGACCTAA